CGGTGGATGCTAGTTCTGCGGGTTCTGTGAGTTTGAAGAAGGTGGAGAAAATACTGTGGATGActattgttcttgttcttgctCTTGGAGTCACGATATGAGGATTTGAGTCACGATCGAGTTTGTGATTGTTTTTTTGTGCATATATAGTTTGGGTTTTGACATTTACTTTGGAGCATTTGGGGACGTATTTATGTAATGTATGTCTGTTTTGTTGATTAGGCTGCAACTTGCATCTTAAATTGAACGAACATGGTGATATATATAGCTTGGGCATTCATATCGGGTAGATATGTTAAAAAGTCGTTATCTGATTGTAGAATAGGACTCGTCTCATATGTTAAGGACCATTTACTGCGGCCCATTTTAAACGTGGGCGTTTCTTTTTTTAGAAGTGATAAGACAGGAGATAAATATAGGACATaacaatgcaaaaaaaaatattgaacatCAGAGATCTATTCACAGAATCATTACATTTCAAAAAGCATCATATATCATTCCAAATTTTCCTGGTCCCAAGTTGCTGCCAATTGGTTTTGCAGAGCAtcttcttttaagttttaatctcAGCCATTAAATTACAATCTAACAGTCTTCATTCTTGCTGGATAGAGCTAGCCGGATGGAGGGAAATTCTTGCTGATTCGGACTCTCGTACATGGTATTGTGGTTTCATTCCAAACGAATAaatcaagaaaatgaaattcaaaaaaaaatatatataaaaagtcaGTGTGATATCTAAAGTGCAGAAAAAACAGTCCTGagaatttctctctctctctctctcttttttaataACAGTCGTATGGTCTAACGCTATATAACTTTATGTTTTAGCATTTGTTATGAACATACGGACTATTAACAATTAAATCAGGTCGGAGGTAAAGgagttttaattcaaatatttgttgaaaatattttatgtacAATTAAAGTCGAAAACTTATTGTtgtctcttttaattttatacgaGTATTTTTATAGATTAAACTAGTAAGGAAGTTCTAAATTAATCgtaaatttagaaattaattcttaaattattattatttaattgagttcttaagatttttaaaactaCCACAAATTATCGTTTTATGGTAGTTTTAAACCACTGAAAGATAATTTCATGggccaacttttttttttaaaaaaaaacaggaatttattaaaagaattCGTAAAAAATAGTGATctatttagtaattaatttttttttatatgcatgtatatctatgaaaaagataaaaggtAAGAAATCtagtaaaaaaatgtaaattatttaatgtttaaacTAATAAAATGATATGTTATTCACGGCATCTTTTGATTCTGTTATCCCGAGacaaacaattattaaaaattatgtaattgaaatttaaatataaaattgtgagtaaaaataataaatattttaaaatcattattattattatttggaccaaatttttaaaagtttttatttatttaaaattagacatttaaattttaaacaattatataaatgaaggaaaaaaaaatttcgaCACTCCTTTAATATGTTTCCGGATCAAACTACTGTACAAATCACTTCGTTTAATTGTTGAATCACTCGTGATGCTGTTGTACATCAGATAATATATGTGAGtgtgaaaaacaacaaaactgACATAGCTGGAAAGAAAGCTTTTGCCTCTTTATATAGTATTTTATTTCAGGAGGAAAGCAGTTCACTGCCACCCAAAGGTCACGAAAACAAATAAAGTAGGTCATAATAGCCAAGACACTGTAGCCAGTAAAGTTGTATCAACGTAGCATGAGCTAAGTTAAAGAAGAAATTGAGgtgcattttaatgtttcagAATGTTGAACCAAAGAAATACTTTATGAGATTTGAAAAATGATATCTGAAGATGAGATTGAATTATATTCTGAGTTGTGCAAATCCGTTTTggttgtatatatatttttaaattatacttcttctaataattataaattaataatgaaatttcttaatttaatgaataacataatattatttttaattatatactataaaacatatcttaattttaattgtaaaatttaattattcatcACTCAATAatatggaaaagaaaaatgggCGCACCTCATTTTGGAGTAAATGgggtaggaaaaaaaaagataaaaaaaagtaaattaagtgacagatatatataataaataactcgattaagacaaaaaataaagtaaattgaatttttcttaataacacttaattatatataaaacataaattaattagtgTGACTATTATAATTCTAAATGACCtgataatattttatcttaaaattgaCACATAGGTCAAGAAAGCGAGTGATCGACTATTAAGATAATCAACTAAGCCATTATTCAATCAACGCACGTAAGTGCAACAGTTTCTACAACATTCATGGAGGAAAGCGCTTTGTGTACGTGTATCTACTTGTTTGCcctgtaataataataataatacattataAATCAACTACAAGAAgctaaaacttaaaagaaattaaaccaGGCAAATTAATTCTTAACCTTAATTAACAATATACAATACACCAAGCACAGCATAGAATGCAGGGAATATATATTGTCTCTTCCAAAACGCAATGGCCCCCACTTCCTTCACGGGATGGCTTTATGATATCGATATTTATGATCACGTGATATCACCCTGTGCACTGTGCATGCTTCCGAATCCGACTCGGTATCATGCCCCTAATCATCTCATTGTTATCGTGACTTTGAGGTACGTACATACAAGGTTGCGGCTTTGTCGGACTGCGATTTTATCGTATTTGTTGATATGGTGACAAATTATGAATAAATGTGCATGATTAATATGATCCTAATCGTGATCAAGTTACAGTCATGGATCgatttttaaaaccttgagTACATATCATCTGCTACACGTACTTATGTATCACACAACTTCACTACCTTAACCTTATagcttcattaattattttgaaccTAGCTCGCCCGCTCGATGATCAGTAATGTCCACGGAACTGGCTTTGCAGGTTGATCACTGGTCCAATACCCATGAAATCTTTGGTTAAGTGCTCTTCAGTAGCGTTTGAAGTACTTGAACGTAGTTGTTGCTTCTGCATTATTTCTGGTTCTCCACTCTCCCACTCTTCAATCCGCGGCATCACCATGTGCTCCAAACCCTTGGTGCTACTCAATGAAAACCCACCTCCAATAATATTGTTGGTGCTTGCCTGGGAATTCACCATGTGGTTGAAGTTCTCAACAGCCTGGTTTCCTTGCTTGAACAATTTCTGAATTTCAACCACGTTATTGTTGTAgcggttgttgttgttgctggacGTGCTTGACATGTTCGGGTCCAACAGGCCAAAGTTGGAGTTGTCGAAGGCCAAATTATTATTACCACCACTCATCCTTGTAGGTTCCATGTGACTTTGGTACAAAGAGCTCACACTATGCGACAAGTCccctttgttttcttcttgctCTAGCTTCAGTCCATGAGGAATAGAAACGTTGGCATGTGTAAATGATGCTTCTGGGTGGTATCGGTAATTCAGCCACTGTCCCTGTGACGACGATGATGTCCCAAACATGTTGTTTGCCTCAGCCAAGGTTGTTCCTGGTGAGAACAAACTTGAAGAGTTGTTGCTTGAGACGCTTagaggatgatgatgatgatgatgattaagCTGAAGAGGAATATTATTGGTCTGGTCTAGCCATAGTGGCATCCTTAGCTTATTATGCTCGACATGGTTCACATCCGCAAAATTCCCCATGTATGGTTCTGAGCCTGGCCCACCAAACTCTGAATTATGAAACCCATGTAATTGTAAAGCCTGTGGCATTACTCTTGGACCTTGAGCAGCATTCATCAAAATCTCGCTTCCAAGGTTTGATAAAACCGCCGGAAGCCTCGCATTTTGTTCCGCCATGGCGTCACAAAAGGCTCCATGCGTTACAAAGCTGTCCTTCCTGAATTAATGTTACACAAGTATAACAATTAATTCCTCAACATTAATTCTCCGtttctcaagtcaaaactttaaGCATTTAATTCATGTCCCGGCATGCATTAAATTCAACGAATTAGACACATTATACATATTTTATCTGGTGCCATAAATAGCTtgacaaattaaattaacttatacTCATAATTAAACATATATGCATAAGGATGTTGAGCTTCTTTGACTGCAATGAACATAATTAAAGCAACAAATGAAGTACTAGCTAATATATAGTTAATTGAATGAGGTTGATAATATATTGAAGAAGTGGGGTAGTAGTATTAATATAGCTACCTGGAGAATATTGTGCCACAGTCACATTTGTACTGTCTAGTCCCACAAATCTTGTTATGGGCTTTCCAGTCAGATTGAACAGCGTATTTCTTGGAGCACTTGTCGCACTTCCACTTCTTCTCACCGTGCTTTCTGCTGAAGTGCTTTTTTATTCCGGTGAGGTCTCCCAGGGCTCTGCAAGGGTCGTGGTGCACACAACTCTTCTCTGGACAAACGTACACCTTCTTCTTCACCACCTCTTCCTTGTTTCTCTGCCGCAGCTTCCACGGTAAGTTGTGCCCTCGCCGGTGCAGCTGCAGGTTCTGGTCCCTCTGGAAACCCTTGTTGCACACTTCGCAGATGAATCGGTTGGTCGCCATCAGCGACTTTGGCGACAGAGCAATCACTTCTGCATTCGGATCTGCTTGATTTGTTTGATTAATCCgtaattaatcatatataatatttttctcaattaattaagaattacaaCAGTGCATATATAACATGAAGGAGTTGAATAACTTGCCTGGTGTTCCGGGTAggcttctttttctcttaagTGAATTAGGGTTAGGATTATTAGGGTTTGAATTTGAGTTTGAGTTTGGTTCATGAAGTTGAACCGAGGGGTCTCTGAGGTTGTTGGAAGGAACAGATATTGCTTCTTGAGACATCATGTTTTGGAACCGAAGAAAATTGAAGTGTCCTAAACAACACTACCTTGCAAATTCCGAAAGTACAACTTCAAAAGCTTTGAAAGCAGACAACCGTAACACAGGCACTGCATAAACAAAGTAAAACatccaagattttttttataaaaaataatagaaacatttatttaattttggatttgaGACAAGAAAAGGTACATAGATATattatagaagaaaatgaaattgggACGTACATGTGAATCGCTCTGACAGCACAAATCTTGAGTTTGGGGGGGTTGAAATTTTGGAGAATTGGTGAAAGAGAGGAGAGAAAGGgaataattaataaagaaattGTTGCCCACTGAATGTgttattaaatttctctccttaTCAACACGGCTGCTGTGGGTGTCAGTCAGCCATAGACTAAGCTGGACCACTTTTCTCTCTGCCTCTCGCTTTCGAGCTCTATATATACCAATAGGCAATAGCTAGCTTCTATACTACTAATCAAAGTAACAGTGTAATTCTAGCGAGTCAAATTATACGAGCTTCCGAGGCACTTCACACTGTTATTTGCGTTAGACCCAGCACGTGCATTCATCAATCAAACTTTCAATTTCATATACATCTATATATGCATATATCTTTCTTAATTTCGTAGACTCATATGGAGCTAGCAACTAGCATTGCTTCTTCACCTTGCCATTACCTAGAGTACTTGCTAATGTTTTTGGAAGAGAGACCTTCCTgataaatttcatatatttaacTTAGGTTTATATAAcatcttaataaaatatcaattacaattaatttaatatttcaaattaatgttaattaaagTGTTGTCTCATTGgttctttcaat
The nucleotide sequence above comes from Glycine soja cultivar W05 chromosome 11, ASM419377v2, whole genome shotgun sequence. Encoded proteins:
- the LOC114377290 gene encoding zinc finger protein BALDIBIS-like; translation: MMSQEAISVPSNNLRDPSVQLHEPNSNSNSNPNNPNPNSLKRKRSLPGTPDPNAEVIALSPKSLMATNRFICEVCNKGFQRDQNLQLHRRGHNLPWKLRQRNKEEVVKKKVYVCPEKSCVHHDPCRALGDLTGIKKHFSRKHGEKKWKCDKCSKKYAVQSDWKAHNKICGTRQYKCDCGTIFSRKDSFVTHGAFCDAMAEQNARLPAVLSNLGSEILMNAAQGPRVMPQALQLHGFHNSEFGGPGSEPYMGNFADVNHVEHNKLRMPLWLDQTNNIPLQLNHHHHHHPLSVSSNNSSSLFSPGTTLAEANNMFGTSSSSQGQWLNYRYHPEASFTHANVSIPHGLKLEQEENKGDLSHSVSSLYQSHMEPTRMSGGNNNLAFDNSNFGLLDPNMSSTSSNNNNRYNNNVVEIQKLFKQGNQAVENFNHMVNSQASTNNIIGGGFSLSSTKGLEHMVMPRIEEWESGEPEIMQKQQLRSSTSNATEEHLTKDFMGIGPVINLQSQFRGHY